A DNA window from Setaria viridis chromosome 2, Setaria_viridis_v4.0, whole genome shotgun sequence contains the following coding sequences:
- the LOC117846430 gene encoding uncharacterized protein — MESRIPLFDESSSTRASHLPRNSSFRSCFKRKWDGICSGLTSAREFIQFGNRVELEPMPSHLKIGHAVEMIEDDGRTFVEATIEDIRTGSGLLLVKPKGAVSEDDSILLQKDKLRPVLACSSDTEHQGTGPHPSFTIYDSVDVLNSAGKWVRGVIVQSPTSNGDSYRVRIFKEKDNFDSTFALTTKMRLHFDWDRSKGWIVDATETIGHPLNQAVGLVGHQRAKIVKMLDAQHAVVEFCDLTNSDGNHVKEVVHIKDWYKSRLARRLKELRYWLAPTDDPLQEFECYMPTYTCLAVLAAVSPVLFTNSAENWPDNMLLVFYLLGGLCCFVSLLPVVRIMCRKPTARTQLRILRLICLTSVAIGVAFLTIHAVYGHQALMASRQKARSVTIAG; from the coding sequence ATGGAATCCAGAATCCCTTTGTTTGATGAGAGCAGCTCAACCAGAGCCAGCCACTTGCCGAGGAATTCATCTTTCAGGTCTTGCTTCAAGAGGAAATGGGATGGGATATGTTCAGGTCTGACAAGTGCCAGGGAATTTATTCAGTTTGGCAACAGGGTGGAACTGGAGCCAATGCCGTCTCATCTGAAGATAGGACATGCTGTAGAGATGATTGAAGATGATGGTCGAACCTTCGTGGAAGCTACCATTGAAGATATCAGAACTGGTAGTGGTTTGCTTCTTGTCAAGCCAAAGGGTGCTGTATCTGAGGACGACTCCATTCTGCTGCAAAAGGACAAGCTCCGACCAGTACTGGCTTGCTCCAGCGACACAGAGCATCAAGGCACTGGTCCTCATCCTAGCTTTACCATATATGACAGTGTTGATGTATTGAATAGTGCTGGCAAATGGGTGAGAGGGGTCATTGTTCAATCTCCCACTAGCAATGGGGACAGTTACCGTGTGCGGATATTCAAAGAGAAGGATAACTTTGATTCGACATTTGCCCTCACCACAAAAATGAGGCTGCATTTTGATTGGGATAGATCCAAAGGTTGGATTGTCGATGCCACTGAGACCATTGGTCACCCTCTGAATCAGGCGGTGGGCCTTGTCGGTCACCAAAGGGCCAAAATTGTTAAGATGTTAGATGCACAACATGCTGTAGTTGAGTTCTGTGATCTGACAAATTCGGATGGCAATCATGTCAAGGAAGTCGTTCACATCAAGGACTGGTACAAGAGTAGATTGGCAAGAAGGTTGAAGGAGCTGAGATATTGGTTGGCTCCAACTGATGATCCATTGCAAGAGTTCGAATGTTACATGCCTACCTATACTTGCTTGGCTGTGTTAGCGGCAGTGTCACCTGTGCTCTTCACCAACTCAGCTGAAAATTGGCCGGATAACATGCTACTGGTCTTCTATTTGCTTGGCGGGCTCTGCTGTTTTGTATCTCTGCTGCCTGTGGTTCGAATCATGTGTCGGAAGCCTACAGCAAGAACTCAGCTTCGCATTTTGAGATTGATTTGTCTTACTTCTGTGGCCATTGGTGTCGCATTCCTGACAATTCATGCTGTGTATGGGCATCAGGCTCTGATGGCGAGTAGGCAGAAGGCAAGAAG